A window from Lampris incognitus isolate fLamInc1 chromosome 5, fLamInc1.hap2, whole genome shotgun sequence encodes these proteins:
- the gprc5bb gene encoding G protein-coupled receptor, class C, group 5, member Bb, whose protein sequence is MSVRPLIICLLFTISCTSSHPSLPPRGCSLDVEPPYRVLCDLESAWGVVLEAVACGGAITSLVLALVLIAKLRSIYNPDRRSGLGPLLLLLATLLGLFALSLAFLVGKNQALCVVRRALWGPLFALCFSSLLVQGIRLRRLVAGKSSPTGSSLAGLGMALALVQGIISAEWVLLTVVREGHPACDYPPLDFALTCSYTLGLLLIAMGMSLGVVLCGGEMEAERGGGREEGREEQSEKQRWRCNGIWLFLSCLTSALLWVSWLGFYLYGNQGLRIKGKGERSGVGGKKGIKTWDEPALALALVIQGWILLLFHAIPEAHLCLRRPAESPTQDYFDTSQPAAPPHFGDEPSAHPHQPFGDNQPYSIEEHSATLRGGTYHSGHGSIRPGIPYRGHVYQPTEMALVMNGGTMPTAPINYTGRQLW, encoded by the exons ATGTCAGTCAGACCTCTGatcatctgcctcctcttcacGATCAGCTGTACCTCATCACACCCCTCTCTTCCTCCGCGCGGATGCAGTTTGGATGTGGAACCTCCGTACAGAGTGCTGTGTGACCTCGAGTCTGCGTGGGGGGTGGTTTTAGAGGCAGTGGCCTGTGGTGGTGCCATAACCTCCCTGGTTCTCGCTCTTGTCCTTATTGCAAAGCTGCGCTCTATCTACAACCCAGATAGGCGTTCTGGCCTGGGGCCTCTCCTCCTGCTCCTGGCCACCCTCTTGGGTCTCTTCGCCCTCTCTCTGGCTTTCCTAGTGGGGAAGAATCAGGCCCTCTGTGTGGTCCGCAGGGCTCTCTGGGGTCCCCTTTTCGCCCTGTGCTTCTCCAGTTTGCTAGTCCAGGGGATTCGGCTAAGGAGGCTTGTGGCGGGCAAAAGCAGCCCGACTGGCAGCTCCCTGGCTGGGCTTGGTATGGCTTTGGCCCTCGTCCAGGGGATTATCTCTGCTGAATGGGTGCTTCTGACTGTGGTCAGGGAGGGTCACCCGGCCTGTGACTACCCACCGTTAGACTTTGCTCTGACATGCAGCTACACCCTGGGGCTGCTTCTCATAGCCATGGGTATGTCCTTGGGGGTGGtgctgtgtgggggagagatggagGCCGAGAGAGGGGGTGGAAGGGAGGAAGGCAGGGAAGAACAGAgtgaaaaacagagatggaggtGCAACGGTATCTGGCTCTTCCTGTCCTGTCTGACATCAGCTTTGCTTTGGGTTTCCTGGCTTGGATTCTACCTCTATGGCAACCAGGGACTGAGGATAAAGGGGAAAGGAGAGCGGTCAGGGGTTGGGGGGAAGAAAGGCATTAAGACTTGGGATGAGCCTGCATTAGCCTTGGCTTTGGTCATCCAGGGCTGGATCCTACTGCTGTTCCATGCCATCCCAGAAGCCCACTTGTGTTTGCGGAGGCCTGCAGAATCTCCCACGCAAGACTACTTTGACACCAGCCAGCCTGCCGCTCCTCCACACTTTGGAGACGAGCCCTCTGCCCACCCTCACCAACCCTTCGGCGACAACCAACCCTATTCTATAGAAGAACACAGTGCaa cccTCCGAGGTGGAACATACCACAGCGGCCATGGAAGTATCCGTCCAGGCATCCCCTACCGGGGTCACGTATACCAGCCGACTGAGATGGCCCTAGTCATGAATGGTGGAACA ATGCCTACAGCCCCTATAAACTACACTGGAAGACAGCTGTGGTGA